A single genomic interval of Spinacia oleracea cultivar Varoflay chromosome 6, BTI_SOV_V1, whole genome shotgun sequence harbors:
- the LOC110787065 gene encoding uncharacterized protein: MKGDNQHTQRKRKYIDAIHQAEDEANNSKLDLSLSLPSPNPITPVPEPEPEPVKKLPSKHAASSRPQRGRRNTTRGGRIGTGTEGGRRVVKSETIPNPYPWATDRRATVHTLKYLLDNGILMISGLVQCKKCEKSYSIEYDVKDKFEGIANFVMEGLEDWHDRAPEQWTAIKLPTCKFCGQEDSCKPILSEKKKSINWLFLLLGQLIGCCTLDQLKYFCKHTNIHRTGAKNRVLLYTYLALCKQLEPHGLFNYPAIP; the protein is encoded by the coding sequence ATGAAGGGTGATAACCAACATACCCAAAGAAAAAGGAAGTACATTGACGCAATTCACCAAGCAGAAGATGAGGCTAATAATTCAAAACTTGATCTTTCGCTCTCTCTTCCTTCTCCAAACCCTATTACTCCGGTACCTGAACCAGAACCGGAACCCGTTAAGAAACTCCCTTCTAAGCATGCGGCCTCATCTAGGCCGCAACGTGGTCGACGTAACACGACACGGGGCGGCCGAATCGGAACCGGAACCGAGGGTGGACGAAGGGTAGTCAAGAGTGAGACTATCCCGAACCCATACCCGTGGGCTACGGACCGACGGGCTACGGTTCATACGTTGAAGTATTTGTTAGATAATGGGATACTAATGATTTCTGGTCTAGTGCAATGCAAAAAGTGTGAGAAGAGTTATAGTATTGAGTATGATGTCAAAGACAAGTTTGAAGGGATTGCTAATTTTGTTATGGAAGGGCTAGAGGATTGGCACGACCGTGCACCCGAGCAATGGACCGCGATTAAGCTTCCTACGTGCAAGTTTTGTGGACAAGAAGATAGTTGTAAGCCTATACTATCTGAGAAGAAGAAATCAATCAATTGGTTGTTTTTGTTGCTAGGTCAACTTATAGGGTGTTGTACTTTGGATCAACTTAAATATTTTTGCAAGCATACTAATATTCATCGAACCGGGGCCAAAAATCGGGTGCTTCTTTATACATACTTGGCATTGTGCAAGCAACTTGAGCCTCATGGTCTGTTCAATTATCCAGCCATTCCATAA